In Zingiber officinale cultivar Zhangliang chromosome 9B, Zo_v1.1, whole genome shotgun sequence, the genomic window AGGGAAAGATTGTATATCTCACTTATCGAGACGTCTGATTCCGAAGTTTATCCTCCCCCTTCACTTAAGctcccttcttcttcacttgagctcttttcCTCCTCTTTTTCAGATGAAGTGGAGACTATATCTTCTATTCCCATCAAGGTAAAATGGGAGACAtggtgttcttcttcctccgatgatgatggatcatcccatgtcaaGTCTTTAGATTTTTAACTTTCTTCCCctattcttttgtcttcttcttctcttccttcttcttttcttctttcttcttcaagaggGGGCATTCATCCCTTATGTGCCCTTCTCTTTGGCAATTATAACAAATGACCCTCCTTattctacttttgcttcttgagctctTCCTAACATGAGATTTGTTAATTGAAAACTTTTTAAATGTCCTTCTCATTTTCATTACCATATAcgtctcttgatcgctatccattgaggtgcttgattcttcggagtcggaggatggtagGGATGAAGACtttttcttcttaccctttcccttgtttgccacaagggctactcctcttgatctataaGCTTCTCCATCTAACCCTTCAACTCGAATCACGtaaagctccattgttgagaataactcatctagagtgcacttctctagatcctttgagatGTAGAACGAGTCTATTATTGACATCcaatttgtggttcttgggaaggcattaagggctttcatcatcatgtctcgatttgaaagtgactcacctacacttgttagtccattaataattttcttaattctagaatgtaaaattgatattttttctcctttctcaagcttgatgttGTTGAGTTGAGATTAGAGAATGTCTctttttgccaattttgcttccgatggcccctcatgaagctccactagcttttcccacaaatCTTTGACGCTTGTATAGTTTCCAatccttgttacttcttgttggggaagaacacttAGAAGATGATGCAATGCTCTTGAGTTTGCTACGTGttcttctctttgtttcttgttccaccttattttttaattaacttattgtCTTGGTCCTTAGgcatctcaaaatcattttctatAATTAGCATTATATCGAAATCGATTTCAaataatacctccattctcttcttccacaaagagaagtctccttcgaatttgggtagATGGATACTTGAaccggccattttgatgaagtgctcttctcggcAATTAGTCTGTTGAAAggtgtcctcgctctgataccacttgtaggagatcggtggccggctagaagaggaGTTAGATAGCTAGGTCAACCCTAACTAGATTGCTTCTCTACAAAATGTTGGTGCGCAAGcgaaaatacaaaaactaaagcaatgaaggcaaacaagaatacaaatgctaacacgattcttttacgttGTTCGGAGATTGTTTGCTTCTACTTCACagcatgtccttgaggtggacgaacccttgatccttcggtggatcagtatccggcaatctccggctagagcttactccttctcggtggaatacaacctctcacaaagcactcttcttcttttacaagatggagattaagagtaggaagaagagtatgacttggaagctttggacaatgacaaaggagtgattcaacaataatcaataacctccttcatgccacaaAGCTACCTATAAATAAGAtaagagagttgatcatcatatcaactgttctcgacaccagtcgactgacacttccatcagtcgactggtgctatcgttggaggtagccaacgactacttcACAGTGCCAACGGTTTGCCAACAactacttaccagtcgactgtaaaagtaccagtcgactggtcattgctggctgagcgaacaaaatgcttctgttcgctcccagtcgactatcACTTCTAGCTGTCGACTGGTCccagttacacactcacactcatcctctccggagtcactCTTGAagcttcctcggccttcgtccctcagatgcatccgaGCCCACGACTCCTTTCCGTGTCAATTTCACGTTGCCTTCAAGTCTGCTTCCTTCGGtttcactccattgctcctcgtccgcggtCCCTCTAATGCACCATTGTTCACCGATCTCATGGACCCGAgccataggatgagcttcccaagcttagccgcaccaagttcctcatgtgtgtttcaccaagtcctgcatgactcaaacacatatcaaaccaatatgaaacctaacttaaactcttttgcACATATATCAAAACAATGATCGAACTCCGATcaatcctaggtcgattgcaACAACACATTTCCCCTCGAAGGATCTCGATGTGGGGTTTTTGCCAGAGAATTTCAAGGATGATACCCTCAAGGTTGATCTCTCGATACGAGTGGGGATTGCAGCCTGGAGCATTCCAGTTGGTCGAGTCAACATTTGATGAGATGCTTGTAGCACTTTAATTGTTCAAGTCAGCATCTTGAATGGTGAAGGGTTAGGTACTAGCAGTGTTGACTATTGGGATTGCCTTGCAACACCGCCTGAACTATGGCAGCCACTAGCCTGTTGAAATCATCTGTTACCATGGTGATGACATTTGGTCTTCTGGTGTCATCCATCTCAACGTCTCAATTCATGTCTTAACTTAGTTTTCATACAAACGGTGTCAATTTGATCCTGCTTGAGACCGTTGACGAATGAACTGCCGATGAGTTGGCGTTGATATTGACTTTATCATCATTAACTAAGGAACAACAGGGGCCAGTGAAGGGATTAGCCGAAGTCTAaacgaaagaaaacaagaaagagaTAGTTAGAATGATGGTCGGGGTTCCCAATGACTCTAATGCTCAAGTAAGTTTTGGGACAGggagaatgaagaagaagaatggtGTGGTTTAGGATTTATGGAAGTCTAGATGTGTGTCCATGTACCTACACCCGTAGGAGCGTGCGATCTTTTATAGAGTTACGACTATGCTCTCACATTCTTCACCTACTCCGAGATCCACACTTGCGTTACCTACGTTTCCTTAAATTAATGACTACGTTGCCCACCTCTTCCGGAGCAAATGTCTACATTGTATGTATCTTCCGCGAGCAACAATACGGATACAAATATTACACAAAACTGAGCGTGGTGTGGAGTCAGGGATGATCTAGAGTTGAGAATAGCATGGAGCTAGGAGTGATATGAAGTTAGGAACGACCTGAAGTCAGGGAACTGCCTTATGTTAACTTTGGCTATCACCCCAGCAGAACTATTGACTTTTTCTTAACATGTGACACCCTCTGATTTCCTCCCATATCAATTATCATaaacttttaattattaaatagatTGAATAACATCAATACTAATTGAATcagttcaattaaattattttctacttgaTTTATTATTTATTCTACCATTACTTTTTGACTGATGTAGGTTTACATTACAAACTCTGTGTTTACATTGATATGGTGAATGAGGTAGGGCTCCCAAGGTCAAGGTCGAAATCAAGAAAGTTGGCTGAGCTGACAGTCAAAACTAAGGAAGGGTCAACACTCAGGACTAACGTGGTCATACAACTTAGCCAAATAGTCTATCTAATCAGATCTCTTGTCCGATCAGGTCCCAAAGGCTCCACGCTCAATGGAGGCCCACCAAGTCCTCAAAAAGATCGAGTCCTCAGAGAGATCGAGTTCTCAGAAAGTCGAGTCCTCAGAGAGGTCGAGTCCTCAAGAAAGGTCGAGTCCTAAAAAGGTCGATTTCTAAGAAAGTCGAATCCTTAGAAAGGTCGAGTCCTCAGAAAAGTCGAGCCCTCGAGAAAGCTGAGTCCTCAAGAAAGTCGAGTCCTTAGAAAGGTTGAGTTCTTAGAAAGGTCAAGTCCTCGAGATGATCAACATTCCTTAGTCGACCCGATCATGTTCGTGAACAAGGTTCGACGGGATGCTATAGGGGACTCAGTCAGTCTACCATCAAAGCATATTAATAGTCCATTAACCAATGACCTAATATTCCTTTTTAGTAAGTTGTATAATCGTTGTCAGAGCATCAAGAGAATATTCCCTGTGCAATTCATACAGCGGAAGCTTCTACCTTGTAAAGTACAAAAGTGATAGGTCTCATTTGGGAAAGACAATAGTGTGTCAATTTGGTGGGTCCTATTTTAGTAATGCAATAATATTCATGTGGATAGGTGTTACCCCCTTAAGTTTGGCGGCTAGGCTGGACATGAAGGATTGACTCGTTGCTCCTTGATCCAACCTATTAGACATGTGTGCGGGGCACATGCCAAGCAACGGAGCATTTGGACGGCGCGGGGCTGTCCAAGCCCAAGTTTGGCAGGAGGCAGACTTGGCAAGGCGTGGCATGCGCGCAAGGCATGCCAAGCGAAGCGGTGGCGCGGGGCTGCCCAAGCCCAAGTCTTACAGGAGGAAGACTTGGCAAAACAGCAAGCATGGCATGGGCGCAGGTCATGCCAAGCAGCAGATTGGCAGTGCGCGGGGCACTATCCAAGCCCAAGTCTGCAGGAGGCGGACTTGGCAAACTAGCGAGCGTGGCATGTGCGAAAGCCATGCCAAGCAGAGGATTGGCAGTGCGCAGGGTACTGTCAAAGCATAAGTCTGCAGGAGGTGGACTTAGTAGCGAAGCGGGCGTGGCATGTATGCTAGACATGCCAAGCGACAAGTGGAGCAGCAGCATGGGGTTGTCCAAAGCCCAAGCCTTAGTTGAGCAAGGCTTGGCAATGATCCGAGCGTGGCTGTGCACAAGCCATGTCGATGTTGCGGATACGGTAGCACGCGGGGTGCTGCCCAAGCCCAAGTCGTGCATATGGCAGACTTGGCATTGTGGCGAGCAAGACATGTGTGTTGGGCATGCCGAAGCAGCAAAGGCGGACAGACGGGACTTGTCTGTTGTGCGAGCAGATGGACTTGCTCATGTTGCCGACGGAGTAGACAGACGGACTTGTCTATGGTAACGAAGGTGCGGGCTGAGGGACTTGCCCGTGGCGCCAAGGAAGCGAACAGACGGGACTTGTTCGTGGTGCCAAAGAGACGGAACCGTGGGCCGAGCACTTGGCGTGCAAACGTGCTTTGGCGCGGGGCCAAAGAAGCGGAGCCATGGAGAAACGCGGACAGGTGGACTGTTCGTGGTGCGGACAGATGGACTGCCCGTGGTGCCAAAGGTGGACAGATGGACTGTTCGTGGTGTCGAAGACTTGGAGTCGTTGTGCGAACACTGGGCGGACAGATGGACTGTTCGTGGGTGCCAACAAAGCCAGGACGTGGTCAAGCACAAGGGGTGCGGATTGACACTTGGCGTGGACCAATGCGGTGAAGACATGGGGCGAAGCACAAGCGGAACATGCTGACACTTGGCGTGGATCCAATGCAGCATTATGATGGAGCAAGCACATGGGTGCAGGCTGCCACTTGGCATGGAGCCAATGGAAGCCAAAGACACTTGGACATGACAGTTTTGTAAGTTGAGGAAGTTATGTCCATGTGGCACAAGTGGTTGGTGTAACCACCACGTAACCTCCTTTGTAACCGTCGCCTATGCATGATAAATAGGCTTGGTGGGTTCATTGGCAAGGGCATCCAAGAGGGAGTGCCAAGAGAGTGCCAAAGGTGCAAGGGTGTGCCTAAGGAGTGTGCATTGTGAGCAAATTCGTGGGGAATTTGTGAAGGCGGATTGTGAAGAGTTGTGAGCAACTCGTGAAGGATTTGTATGAGTGGATCCTTAGCGGCTTATAAGTGATTCTGTAATTGTTCCATTGTATTTCTTTGTTGAGGCAATAAAGGTTGGGAAGTTTTCCCGTAATTTGTTGGTGTTGCTTTGCTGTGGCTTTCTTGTGGTGTCGCCTTGAGATTTTCGTGTGCATTTGTTGGGAAAGACAATAGTGAGTCAAGTTGATGGATCCTATTTTTGTAAGGCAAAATATTCCTGTGACAATAGGACAAATAGCATTGTATAAGGGGTCTTCTTCCAAAAACATAAGTACGCTTCGCTATCAGAGTTCACTACTCGTCACCACTGTTTTTCATCCTTTTTTTTCTGTCTGACTTGAACATCGGAGTGTCAGCGCATTGGGACATCTTCCTGACCCGGTAACTGACATTTTCTTCTCCCAATTCTTCTTTTTGACATGCAGGATCGATCCAGCACCAGGTTTCTTCTTCCCAAAGTCTTCTTGCAATCAACATCGGGACCAACTAATCAACGCGTATCTTTCCCAATTTCAAACAGAATCATACATATTCATGAAATCTCACCTGGATTTTAAATCATCTCAAAGCATCCAACAAAATCATGGAGAGAGAGGAGGGAGAGACAGAGAAGATTGCCATCATAATATTTTTTAGTAAAGATGATACATTTGTATAATTGTGTCCATGCATGACTAATCACTGGCTTTCAGTTAAAGAATGGACTATACTTTGTTTGAAGTTTTTGTATCATGATCTCGTAGCCTCTTTCTGTTGGATGATAGACATCCCAAAATAGGTACTTTGAAACATCTTCACAGACTCCCGCTGTGAATCTGTTGCAAGTCAGCGTGACCTCAAAGATCCCTGTGCCACAGCATCCCTTCGCGACCTCTTCGAACCCTGCACCAAATGAAAAATTGTAAGAGCTGATCAATGAATGCAGTAGCAGGCACAGATCGATCAAATTTACCGTAAGCATTTGGGTGCTGTATCATATCGAGCAAAGTGTCATACATATCGACGAAAAGAAACTCCGATCCCGGCAGAGTATAATTCAGCCTCTGGATCTCTTTTGCTAGAACAGAGTTGAGCATGAGGGCAGCTTCGTTGTAGCGAGTGACGCATTCTCTTTCGATTCCTCCGGCTAAGCTCCTTTGTGACGGTAGACATCCAATCGGAGAAACTCCGGCGACGGCCACCTTTCGAGCCCCCAAATGGTAAAGTTCCTAGAGTCGATTGGTTGTTCTTTAGTATCATTCAAGCTTAAACCCGAAAAGCATAAACACAGTCATCACCTGCAAGAAACTCGAAGCACATTGCACCACAAATTTGATGTAGGAAGGAAGATCATACTCTACGCTTCGAAAAGGGGTTGAAAAATATGTGTTGGCTAGGTCATCAGTCCCCGTGATCACAGAGTAGAGGCTCTTGGAGATTATGGCATTTGCTCTTTTCTCTCCTGCAATCTCTTTCAGCTTTTGCTTGTACTCCTTGAACAAATTCAGTTGCTGAGTCATCGATATGGCTTGCTGAATCAAGTAGATGAAGTTAGTAGCGTACAAGGTCTTACAAGGACATACAATTCAAGATCGAGATGTGATCAATTACCACTAGTTCACTGGTGAGGGGGTCGTATCCCGAGCCACCGGAGGCAAAGCTTACGCCGGTGAGGATATCGAACGCGCTGAGCTCAGTTCCGAGATACGCCGGCACGTATTGCTTGATTCCTAGATTAGAAGCTGCAACAAGATACGATTGATGAGTGATTATAGGTAATGATGAGTTGTTACTTACCATGGAGGCTAGATTTTGGCATACCCATGATGTCTGAGGGGATGTTGTCACCTCGAGCTAGTCTTGAGACGCAATAACCTGACaaactaaatataatcaagaTAGTAAGGATACATCAAGGCAACTATACATAGAGCAAGAAATGAAGATTGACAAAATTACTATTAATAGCGGAAAACCATTCATTTCGATACAAGAAAAAGATTTCTTCTTTGGAGGGAACAGAGGAGCACCATTCATGCTTGAGGTGATCTCCATTCGCTCATCTCTTGCTAGAACAGTTAGTTGCCTGTAATAAAACACCATATCCGTTGAATTGGGTGGAATTAATGGCGTCAAAACaaaaatcatgagtttaggcaGCACCTTTGGCCATGGCCATCACTATGTACGTCAAAACCAAGCAAACCATCTTCATCACTACTGCATGCCTGCAAATTACAATAAGGCAAACGTAAGCTATTTCTTAAAGAATTTTGGTAGATGCGTTGAACATATCACAAataatatatatgaatatgatataATTTCAAACGAACTTTATTAGCATTACTTTTAAATTGTTTTCTTTCGTCTCAATAGCACAACTACCACATAGAGTTGAGATGGCCCCAGAATGACAGTTGTTATTAGCCTAGAGACTCAGATTGATTCAGAATACAAATCAGCAACTAATTGTTGTAGCATAGTCAGAAGATATACCAGGAAACAAAGAAAGATGACATGAAACAATAGCTTGTCTTTATTTCTTTCAAAAAATTGTTCTCAAATCTGCATGCAAATCTAAGTTAACTATTAAATTATGCATCAGGAAGCAATGTCTTGCAGCATTTGATAATGAATGCAAAGTTGGATTAAGAATTATGCAAGAAACAGATAGAACTACTAAGGAGAGTTAGACTTGGGAGTACAATCTCATCTATTTGGAGGAGTTATTACTATCTGATAATAATATTTCTGGTCAAATACCAGAAAACATGGGTAATCTTCACAACTTAAGGTATTTTGATGCATCAATGAATAACTTGATGGGGCAAATACCATTGAGTTTGGGTGATCTATGCAACTTGGAAACTCTTGATTTGTCTTTGAATAATATTGGTGGAGAACTAACAAATCTACTTGATGGTTTGTCTAAATGTCCACAAGGATCTCAGTTATGGAACTTTAACATTCATGGCAATAAGTTAAGTGGGTCAATCCCTTTCAGTCTTGGGCAATTATCTCAACTGTAATTCTTGGATATCTCATGGAATTTATTACAGGGCAATATTCCAAGTTGTTTCTTGGATTTCATTTTCAATAATAGCTTTAGAGTGCAGCGTCTGCATTTGCAAAGGGGGAAGTAACTCATCTTGCAACCCAGATAGAAACAACGCATGGACAAAATTAGTAGGATATTACTAATGCATGGACAAAATTAGTAGGATAAATACTTAAAATGTTTTTTCATTTACAATTTAATAAATTGAGAACTTTTACTAAAATTGTTCTAGCATTCAACTCACCTTGACAATTTGTGTACATTTAGTTGCTTCACCGAGACCAATCATGCTTTCTGCAGATATCTAATAATGAGAGGATTTAATCATTTAACATGATTGTACTGACgtaattatttttctttcatcaATAATATCACAACTTACCATCTTGACATATGGGAAATCACTCTCTATACCAATTGTAGCTGCCATTGAAGTTTTGCCACTgacataaaagaataaatagcAGATTGAATAGACAGAAAAGTCAGATTAATCAATTAGAAAGATGGTTGTAAATTTACCTTCCAGAAGGTATGTAACAAGTGGGCTCTGATTGTCTTTGATTTGCTCCACAAGAAGCAGGGCTCTCTCATGGATGTGTTTGTGCCTCTCACCACAATCGATAATCCCATTAAGCTTGAAAGCCATTTGCACAATAAAGATAATGCCACATTATGTAACATTAAGAAAATTCAGAGCACAAAAATCTGTAGGCCCTCCTGAACATCCCCAAGTAGAATTGCTTTCAAGGATGTGGAATCAGCTTCAACCGAGACAATGTCAAACTTGAACATACCTGCGTCGTTCAAGATCATCCATTGATGCACCAAAAGCTGTCCAACCTCATGAAGAGCATTCAAAAAAtcatccatagtgacttttatgcTCTCCTCATCCAAGGGCTTGGTCAAATCATCGAAGCTTATCTGTCGATTCAAGGCATATGAGACAACACTTCTAACAACACCTTCCAGTTTAGCGCCACTGTAATTTTTAGTTCGTGCAACTGCGGTAAGTACATAAAAACATGTAAGGAAATATGCAGCTTAACAAGTCTGTCATTTAACCTCCAAATGATCTGAAAATGTATGCAATCAAAAATCAAACTAGAATACCTAGATGATGaacaaaacaagaacaaaaactgCAATATCTGAGTATTCAAAACAAAAGAAAGCATGAAGAAAAGTTTGCCTCTAATTGAATATAAGTAACCCAATCAGAAGGCAACAACTACAAGAataaaagttattaaaaattaagaCATCAATCAGCAACAAAATATAGCCTATGAAAGTCTCAAACTATTTGAACAATGAGATTTTAAAAACATTGGCAGGTTCTCTTATCCATTTGTAACAGTTTTACTCCTTCAGTAAGCAAAACACTCAAACTCTTCACAAGGATGCTGACATTCTCTAACAAATATCACATTTACGGCAGCAACTAAACtccaaaagaagaaaacaaagaataaaaaatattcaTCATTGTCCACCAAACAAGATTAAGTGTAAGACAACTCACCTCGAATTTGACAGTTCCCTTCCTCACAACAATGTTTTCGGTCTAAACCTCCAGATTTCACTTCTCCTTCCAGTAGAACTAGGAAGCGGTCTCTGACCAGAACCAGCTGGATCCTCTATCAATTTCTGTACATGTTTCGATACTGAAGATACATGATATTAATGTTGAGAAAAAAAAGGCAAAACAAGTTTATCCAAGAAACTAAACAACGTTCCATTTTAAAGTTTTCGCATTCTTCCGAATCGGGAAAAAAAGCACACAACTAGTTCTGTACAATAGCAAATATCACAATCTACAAGTTTCCACAAAAGAATAAAACTTACATAAACCTAAACAAAGACAAAACTTACTTACAAAAACAATGGAATGCCCAACAAAGGAGGAACCTTCAAGCCCATAAAATGGAATTAGCCCAAGAAAGCTCGAACCGAAGAGTTCAAGTACAAGCAGCACGCACCTGTTCGGGAGAGGAGACGAGGGCCTGGctagaaaattcttgtgaggGGAAGATGAGGTCGTTCTCCTCATTCTAGGGACTCACCGAGGATGACGGCGTTAAGGTGTGAGATCCGACCAGCGCCCGAGGGGTGCAGGGACAAGGATTCCACGTGCCGGAGGCGGTTGGAGAACGCGATGCCCACCTTCGGAGATGCCGTCGCCTCACCTGTCGTCATCACACACCGATCACGACACCCTTCGGACGAGGAAGAAGACCAACGAGGAGGGAAGAGGTTTTGGCGAAGAGGGACCAAGCACAAGCAAGGAGACGAGTCACCGCTGAGATCTGAGACACCCTAAGCCCTTCACATCCTCTTCCaggatgaagaagaggagaaAACAAAAGAAGTGCAGATTCATTCTGCCTTCCTCTTACAGGATGAAGAAGAGCTCGTCGGGGAAGTTGGGTGGATTTTGGTGGCAGCGAGGTGGGATCGAGAAGAGATCAAGAAAGAAAAACGTGAAGTAGATGAAGAGATCGTAGGTTGGACGGAAATgcttagggatcgagaaggtaaaggggtGGAATCGGCGGCAAAaatttcggggagagggaaagaaaaactcGGCGGTAAAAAATGACGAAGGGAAAAAAATGGTGAGGAAAAAATatggtattcaacaacacttaatagacaacggtttttaaaaaccgttgtcgtaacccccaaaaaaagcgcacatagacaacggttttcaaaaatcgttgtcgtagcctttaaaaattGTTGTTGTAGCTCCaaaaaagcataaatagacaacggtttttaaaaaccgttgttgtaggtcaaaaaaattgctaaaagacaacggtttttgttaaaaccgttgttaaaaggtaaaaaaacAACAGTTTGGTATAAAACAGTTGTCGTTTGAGTattgttgaatgaggattttcttgtagtgtgtatTAAATTTGACCACCACTTCAGTAGGATTATTCACTTCTTCTTAACACGTGACATCCTCTAATTACACCTTATATGTTGGGATATGTCTGATACGGTACGTGCTAAAAACATGTTTCATAAACATGCACATCGAaagacttaacgataaataaactaatttattacatcacgcACGCCACTCACATACAAGATATAATCGTACAgataagatcataaaataaaatgaaatcgaataataattattctagatatactttacggatgacctataacgagaatGACATTAACCTTTTGCGACATTATGAACCTCACCTCTActcgtatccacgccgagctcttcAAGGCAACTCAAAGAGAACAAGTTTCGCCTTCAGAATATACTAACCACGAGCAAAGGAGAAAGatcaagaagagaaagaagaagcaaaaggaagatctttcTTCCTTTTGGGTGGCTCACGACAACAAAAGGAGACCCTCTTGTTGTGGTTGAcggcaagagagagggagagggagagaaaagtatTGGGTTTAGGTTTCCAAAACTTAATCAAGCTAATAATGAATTGTGTGTTAATTCTcttttaaccatatcaatatatagtgttcattaatgagttggattagaaagttcAAATCCAATCAATTATGCCTTAATCAAAAATTAACCCATTAACCTTTTGATTTGATTCACAACTAAATTAAATTGGTTCATGGCTAAAC contains:
- the LOC122023876 gene encoding GDSL esterase/lipase EXL3-like isoform X1; translated protein: MAATIGIESDFPYVKMISAESMIGLGEATKCTQIVKACSSDEDGLLGFDVHSDGHGQRQLTVLARDERMEITSSMNGYCVSRLARGDNIPSDIMASNLGIKQYVPAYLGTELSAFDILTGVSFASGGSGYDPLTSELVQAISMTQQLNLFKEYKQKLKEIAGEKRANAIISKSLYSVITGTDDLANTYFSTPFRSVEYDLPSYIKFVVQCASSFLQELYHLGARKVAVAGVSPIGCLPSQRSLAGGIERECVTRYNEAALMLNSVLAKEIQRLNYTLPGSEFLFVDMYDTLLDMIQHPNAYGFEEVAKGCCGTGIFEVTLTCNRFTAGVCEDVSKYLFWDVYHPTERGYEIMIQKLQTKYSPFFN
- the LOC122023876 gene encoding GDSL esterase/lipase EXL3-like isoform X2, encoding MIGLGEATKCTQIVKACSSDEDGLLGFDVHSDGHGQRQLTVLARDERMEITSSMNGYCVSRLARGDNIPSDIMASNLGIKQYVPAYLGTELSAFDILTGVSFASGGSGYDPLTSELVQAISMTQQLNLFKEYKQKLKEIAGEKRANAIISKSLYSVITGTDDLANTYFSTPFRSVEYDLPSYIKFVVQCASSFLQELYHLGARKVAVAGVSPIGCLPSQRSLAGGIERECVTRYNEAALMLNSVLAKEIQRLNYTLPGSEFLFVDMYDTLLDMIQHPNAYGFEEVAKGCCGTGIFEVTLTCNRFTAGVCEDVSKYLFWDVYHPTERGYEIMIQKLQTKYSPFFN